Proteins encoded together in one Impatiens glandulifera chromosome 1, dImpGla2.1, whole genome shotgun sequence window:
- the LOC124922373 gene encoding uncharacterized protein At5g65660-like translates to MENSYNAAAVRDHNESSISDVDASRPSLGFPLGTALLLIVIFSLSGIFSCCYHWDKIQSLRRSLNSNSDDHHDLEADDVNNPSSPSKPTPPSFLSNKIEIQSLPVIMPGDRLPKFIALPCPCQPPRPPAKKIFLQPIKPVKPPPIAIPFY, encoded by the exons ATGGAAAACTCCTATAATGCAGCCGCCGTCCGTGATCATAACGAATCATCCATCTCCGACGTGGACGCATCCCGACCGTCGCTAGGTTTCCCTTTAGGAACAGCTCTTCTTTTAATAGTAATATTCAGCCTTAGCGGCATCTTCTCATGTTGTTATCACTGGGATAAAATTCAATCTCTCCGGCGATCACTTAATTCCAACTCCGACGACCACCACGATCTAGAAGCAGATGATGTAAACAACCCTTCATCTCCTTCCAAACCCACTCCTCCTTCTTTTCTTTCTAATAAG aTAGAAATACAAAGTTTGCCTGTGATTATGCCGGGAGATCGACTCCCTAAGTTCATAGCACTGCCTTGTCCATGTCAACCGCCAAGACCACCGGCGAAAAAGATCTTCTTACAGCCGATTAAGCCGGTTAAGCCGCCGCCAATTGCCAttcctttttattaa
- the LOC124921972 gene encoding DNA-directed RNA polymerases II, IV and V subunit 6A-like — protein MADEDYEIDTYEDEPAEPEAEEGVIEEENPENADNEEVPDALLVDGEDKETEVAEKDRKTSKYMTKYERARILGTRALQISMNAPVMVELEGETDPLEIAMKELRQRKIPFTIRRYLPDGSYEDWGVDELIVEDSWKRQVGGD, from the exons ATGGCGGACGAAGACTACGAAATCGACAC GTATGAAGACGAGCCAGCAGAGCCTGAGGCTGAG GAAGGGGTAATAGAGGAAGAGAACCCTGAAAACGCAGACAATGAAGAAGTTCCTGATGCTCTATTAGTTGATGGTGAGGACAAAGAAACAGAAGTAGCTGAAAAAGATCGTAAAACATCAAAATACATGACGAAATACGAACGTGCCAGAATTCTTGGTACTCGGGCATTGCAAATCAG CATGAATGCACCTGTGATGGTTGAGTTGGAAGGAGAAACTGATCCTCTTGAG ATTGCAATGAAGGAACTTCGACAACGTAAGATACCTTTCACGATTCGTCGCTATCTGCCTGATGGAAG TTATGAAGACTGGGGTGTTGATGAGCTGATCGTCGAAGACTCGTGGAAGAGGCAAGTTGGTGGCGATTAA